The bacterium genome window below encodes:
- a CDS encoding protein-glutamate O-methyltransferase CheR, whose amino-acid sequence MKQSSAGVPPASSADETSAPHSVTDIVPEIESYLRDSVGLDPDSTPRMIGRAVDRILSEKRIDDAACYLEILKSSEAEFDYLLEQVLVPETWFFRYPEAYHYLKRWVQDQTSRKNRLRILSVPCSTGEEPYSIAMTLLDAGLLPEQFVIDGADINARALDKARTGTYTPNSFRGFFLTHQDRYFEKHQQDFQLKKNILSMVNFCLWNVHQEPPAVLKTRYDIIFCRNLFIYFHAEAQNKMMLTLRRLLDEDGLLFTGHAEAGPFLSPLFRPITPLNAFVHRKSLIMDRNLDRDRNRNRNS is encoded by the coding sequence ATGAAACAAAGTAGCGCGGGCGTCCCGCCCGCAAGCTCCGCGGACGAGACGTCCGCGCCACATTCCGTGACTGACATTGTTCCGGAGATCGAATCTTATCTGCGGGATTCGGTTGGATTGGATCCGGATTCCACTCCCCGAATGATCGGTCGGGCGGTCGACCGGATCCTATCGGAGAAACGGATCGATGACGCTGCGTGCTATCTGGAAATCTTGAAAAGCTCGGAAGCCGAATTCGACTACTTACTGGAGCAAGTGCTCGTTCCCGAAACCTGGTTCTTTCGCTATCCGGAGGCGTACCATTATTTGAAACGCTGGGTTCAGGATCAAACATCACGGAAGAATCGATTGCGAATCCTGAGCGTGCCCTGCTCTACGGGCGAAGAACCATACTCAATTGCGATGACACTTTTGGATGCCGGTCTTTTGCCTGAACAATTCGTAATCGACGGAGCTGATATCAACGCTAGAGCGCTCGACAAAGCGCGAACCGGAACTTATACACCGAATTCGTTTCGTGGTTTCTTTCTCACGCATCAGGACAGGTATTTTGAAAAGCATCAGCAAGATTTTCAGCTAAAGAAAAATATTCTGTCGATGGTGAATTTTTGTCTCTGGAATGTTCATCAAGAACCTCCGGCAGTATTGAAAACAAGATACGATATTATTTTTTGCCGCAATCTCTTCATCTATTTTCACGCAGAGGCGCAAAACAAAATGATGCTGACCTTGAGACGGCTTCTGGACGAGGATGGCTTACTGTTTACCGGACATGCGGAAGCAGGTCCCTTCCTAAGCCCGTTATTTCGCCCGATCACTCCTTTAAACGCGTTTGTGCATCGCAAAAGCTTAATCATGGATCGTAATCTTGATCGTGATCGTAATCGCAATCGAAATTCATGA
- a CDS encoding chemotaxis protein CheW gives MEPAKNYIKEWSARLAREKEARQKNTFSAVVIRFGNIWLALPAPIVREIVDLRKVHKIPHRTDELLLGIVNIHGMLHLCVDLRNLLGLEPDSERRLARIYSRMVVVEKDAKSWVFVVDEVVALHRFPPNQVVPLKDAGRTSRGILEWQGRTFDVLDENLLFQKLEQGLE, from the coding sequence ATGGAGCCGGCTAAGAATTACATAAAGGAATGGAGCGCCCGTCTTGCTCGCGAAAAGGAAGCAAGGCAGAAGAACACATTCTCCGCGGTAGTGATTCGCTTTGGAAACATCTGGCTCGCGCTGCCTGCTCCGATCGTCCGAGAAATCGTTGATCTTCGCAAGGTGCACAAAATTCCTCATCGCACGGATGAGCTTCTGCTTGGGATCGTTAACATACATGGAATGCTTCATCTATGTGTTGATCTTCGTAACTTGCTGGGACTTGAACCGGATTCAGAAAGAAGATTAGCGCGGATTTACTCCCGAATGGTGGTTGTGGAGAAAGATGCAAAGTCATGGGTTTTTGTCGTGGACGAGGTGGTCGCTTTGCATCGATTTCCTCCCAATCAAGTTGTTCCGCTCAAAGATGCAGGACGAACATCGCGTGGAATCCTGGAATGGCAAGGAAGAACTTTCGACGTTCTGGACGAAAATCTTTTGTTTCAAAAATTGGAGCAGGGGTTAGAGTGA
- a CDS encoding hybrid sensor histidine kinase/response regulator, translated as MNQDNDLSNFSMLDLFRTEVENQVSILNEGLLALEKDPASTKVLESLMRAAHSLKGAARIVQIDPAVKVAHALEDCFVAAQKGKIVLRPEQMDVVLQGIDFLNRIRLLKEQELPSWIQEQGAETDSLVARIVDLASGKAERPVEPAAPKVEVARDSDPRTVRVQAENLNRLLAYAAETSVAASTLQTFVESLRLLKNQQKELMNEVTLFQGMSKEPGSKAFAEELLRQAEEIHRNIGLRYSELETYSRRAVNITKRLYREVLDSRMRPFRDGVEGFPRMVRDASRKLGKKVRFEIAGKSTKVDRDILEKLEAPLNHLLRNAIDHGIETPEERIAAGKPEEATLLLEASHKGGVLHIQISEDGRGVDFSRLRQKLLDKKLVTVEMMDRLSEKEMLEFLFLPGFSTTDQVTELSGRGVGLDIVYNMVREVGGLVQAFSRQGEGMTIHMQLPITLSILRALIVEISGELYAFPLSRIDKTLIISIDELEKAENEQFLPYNDERIRLVPATEILELNPVKIDGSVSVVLVSDALSRYGIVVDRFRMQKDLVVRPIDARLGKVKDLHGASILEDGSPVLILDVQDMLRSIDQLLLEASEVSGDAETETSQKRILVVEDSLTVRELERKLLKSHGYAVEVAVDGMDGWNALKTGSYALVVTDLDMPRLNGTELIKRIRADAKLQQIPVVMVSYKEREEEKQAALQAGANRFLSKTSFHDKTFLNAIIELIGEA; from the coding sequence GTGAATCAGGACAACGATCTGAGCAATTTTTCAATGCTGGATTTGTTTCGCACCGAAGTGGAAAACCAGGTGTCGATTCTGAATGAAGGATTGCTGGCACTCGAAAAGGATCCTGCGTCAACCAAAGTTCTTGAATCGTTGATGAGAGCGGCTCATTCGCTGAAAGGAGCCGCAAGAATTGTCCAGATCGATCCCGCAGTGAAGGTTGCGCATGCGCTGGAAGATTGTTTTGTAGCTGCGCAAAAAGGAAAGATTGTACTCAGGCCGGAACAGATGGACGTTGTCTTGCAGGGAATCGATTTCTTGAACCGGATCAGACTTCTCAAAGAACAGGAACTACCCTCCTGGATCCAAGAACAAGGTGCCGAAACGGATTCGCTTGTTGCACGAATTGTTGATCTGGCCAGCGGCAAAGCGGAACGTCCGGTAGAGCCGGCCGCGCCGAAGGTAGAGGTTGCCAGGGATTCAGATCCTCGAACCGTGCGCGTTCAGGCAGAAAACTTAAACCGGCTACTGGCATATGCAGCCGAAACTTCTGTTGCCGCAAGCACTCTCCAGACATTCGTGGAGTCTTTGAGATTATTGAAAAATCAGCAGAAGGAATTGATGAACGAAGTCACTCTCTTTCAGGGAATGTCAAAAGAGCCGGGCAGTAAAGCGTTTGCGGAGGAATTGCTTCGACAGGCGGAAGAAATTCACCGGAACATCGGCCTTCGCTATTCCGAATTAGAAACTTATTCGCGCCGGGCTGTGAACATCACAAAACGCCTGTATCGTGAAGTGCTGGACAGCAGAATGCGGCCTTTCCGTGACGGCGTTGAAGGCTTTCCGCGAATGGTGCGCGATGCCAGCCGGAAACTCGGCAAGAAGGTGCGATTTGAGATCGCGGGAAAATCAACCAAGGTTGATCGCGACATTCTAGAAAAACTGGAAGCTCCACTGAATCATCTTCTACGCAACGCGATCGATCACGGAATTGAAACGCCTGAAGAACGAATCGCAGCCGGAAAACCGGAAGAAGCAACGCTTTTGCTGGAAGCATCTCACAAAGGCGGAGTCCTTCACATTCAGATATCAGAGGATGGACGCGGCGTTGATTTTTCACGGTTGCGGCAGAAATTGTTAGACAAAAAACTCGTGACTGTGGAAATGATGGATCGGCTCTCGGAAAAGGAGATGTTGGAGTTCCTGTTCCTTCCTGGATTTTCCACAACTGATCAGGTCACGGAATTATCAGGCCGGGGAGTGGGACTGGATATTGTTTATAACATGGTGCGCGAAGTTGGCGGGCTGGTGCAGGCGTTTTCCCGGCAGGGTGAAGGTATGACCATTCATATGCAGCTTCCCATCACGCTTTCTATTCTTCGCGCGTTAATCGTTGAAATTTCCGGTGAATTGTATGCGTTTCCACTTTCAAGGATCGATAAAACGCTGATCATTTCAATCGATGAATTGGAAAAGGCGGAGAACGAGCAATTTCTACCATACAATGATGAGAGAATACGGCTTGTTCCCGCTACAGAAATTCTCGAACTGAACCCCGTAAAAATCGACGGAAGCGTTTCCGTGGTTCTTGTGAGCGATGCATTGAGCCGTTATGGCATTGTGGTAGATCGATTTCGTATGCAGAAGGATCTTGTGGTGCGGCCCATCGATGCAAGACTCGGAAAAGTGAAGGACCTTCATGGAGCATCCATTCTTGAAGATGGCTCTCCCGTTTTGATTCTGGATGTTCAAGATATGCTCCGCAGCATCGATCAGCTGCTGCTTGAAGCATCGGAAGTTTCGGGAGATGCGGAAACAGAGACCTCGCAAAAGCGGATTCTGGTGGTGGAAGACTCGCTAACGGTCCGTGAACTGGAACGGAAACTTCTCAAGAGCCACGGGTATGCAGTAGAAGTAGCAGTCGATGGAATGGATGGATGGAATGCTCTCAAGACCGGGAGTTATGCTCTCGTGGTCACCGATTTGGACATGCCGCGCCTGAATGGAACCGAATTAATCAAACGGATCCGCGCAGACGCAAAACTCCAGCAGATACCGGTGGTGATGGTCTCCTACAAAGAACGCGAAGAAGAGAAACAGGCCGCTTTGCAGGCAGGAGCGAATAGATTTCTGTCGAAAACAAGTTTTCATGACAAAACGTTCCTGAACGCAATCATTGAATTGATTGGAGAAGCCTGA
- a CDS encoding chemotaxis response regulator protein-glutamate methylesterase: MRIAIVNDMPLAVEALRRVVSTVQRFEIAWIAYDGAQAVSKCAADTPDLILMDLIMPVLDGVEATKQIMQNSPCAILVVTATVSGNASKVFAAMGFGALDAVNTPVLGTAGGLEGANNLLSKIDTIAKLIGKHPWKDLKSSGAFAAARQEVKQTLVAIAASTGGPLAVAKILRKLPKDFSAPIVIVQHVDAEFAPGLAEWLTDETSLPVKLVRAYDKPDKHQVLLAATNEHLILAASGNLIYTSEPKEHPYRPSADVFFRSLVENWKGYGAAVLLTGMGRDGAEGLLRLRKSGWMTIAQDKETSIVYGMPKAAAELKAAEKILPDDEIAAALLEWLHLTQRRRDAEL, translated from the coding sequence ATGCGGATTGCGATCGTCAATGACATGCCTCTTGCTGTCGAAGCCCTGCGCAGAGTTGTCTCTACTGTGCAACGCTTTGAGATCGCATGGATTGCATATGACGGCGCGCAAGCGGTCAGTAAATGCGCTGCGGATACTCCGGATCTCATTTTAATGGACCTGATCATGCCGGTTCTCGATGGTGTGGAAGCCACGAAGCAGATCATGCAGAATTCGCCTTGCGCAATTCTGGTTGTCACTGCAACCGTAAGCGGGAATGCTTCTAAAGTATTCGCTGCGATGGGATTTGGGGCCCTCGATGCTGTGAATACACCGGTTCTGGGAACCGCGGGTGGATTGGAAGGCGCGAACAATCTGCTATCAAAAATCGACACCATTGCAAAGTTGATAGGAAAACATCCCTGGAAGGATTTGAAATCTTCGGGGGCCTTTGCGGCAGCGCGTCAGGAAGTGAAACAAACTCTTGTCGCGATTGCGGCCTCCACAGGCGGGCCGCTCGCAGTAGCGAAAATTTTGCGTAAGCTGCCGAAGGACTTTTCTGCGCCGATTGTGATTGTTCAACATGTCGACGCGGAGTTTGCGCCAGGATTGGCGGAATGGTTAACGGATGAAACATCGCTGCCGGTAAAACTGGTTCGCGCTTACGACAAGCCGGACAAACATCAGGTCCTGCTGGCAGCAACCAATGAACATTTAATCCTGGCGGCTTCTGGAAATCTGATTTACACGAGCGAGCCAAAAGAGCATCCGTACCGCCCTTCGGCTGATGTATTCTTCCGCAGTCTTGTGGAAAACTGGAAAGGTTATGGCGCCGCGGTCCTACTCACCGGAATGGGTCGCGATGGCGCAGAAGGATTGTTGAGACTCCGGAAAAGCGGCTGGATGACCATTGCTCAAGACAAAGAGACGAGTATTGTTTATGGAATGCCCAAAGCGGCGGCAGAACTAAAAGCAGCAGAAAAAATTCTTCCGGACGACGAAATCGCTGCTGCACTTTTGGAATGGCTTCATTTAACGCAGAGACGCAGAGACGCGGAGTTATAA
- a CDS encoding SpoIIE family protein phosphatase, protein MENETPMTEHSITVLLVDDQAMIGEAVRRMLSGEKDISFHFCNDPTKALDTALSVSPTVILQDLVMPEVDGLTLVRQFRAQEQTRDIPMIVLSTKEEPVIKAEAFALGANDYLVKLPDKIELIARIRYHSRAYINLLQRNEAYQALFRSQQRLAAELAEAAEYVKSLLPARMEGQIQTDWMFIPSTQLGGDSFGYHWIDENHFAIYLLDVCGHGVGAALLSVSVINVVRSQSLPDTNFREPAQVLAGLNEAFPMANNNRMYFTMWYGVYDKSGRKLTYASGGHPPAVILNGADRASARPVQLSTPCLVVGAMSGIPYKSASLDLEPYAEMFLYSDGVYEVNKPDGTMLERDEFIAKLSEPVQQDTALKQIFQFVRDLQNSDNFEDDFSILQVRF, encoded by the coding sequence ATGGAAAATGAAACGCCGATGACGGAGCATAGTATCACTGTGCTGCTTGTCGATGATCAGGCAATGATTGGTGAAGCCGTAAGGCGAATGCTTTCTGGCGAGAAAGACATTTCGTTCCACTTTTGCAACGACCCCACGAAAGCTCTTGATACCGCTCTCAGCGTTTCACCCACCGTAATCCTGCAGGATCTGGTTATGCCGGAAGTAGACGGTCTGACTCTGGTCCGGCAATTTCGGGCTCAGGAACAAACCAGGGACATTCCCATGATTGTGCTCTCCACAAAAGAGGAACCTGTCATTAAAGCGGAAGCTTTCGCACTGGGAGCCAACGATTACCTGGTAAAACTGCCGGATAAAATTGAATTGATTGCCAGGATCCGGTATCACTCGCGGGCTTATATCAATCTTCTTCAGCGCAACGAAGCTTATCAGGCACTCTTTCGCAGCCAGCAGAGGCTCGCAGCGGAACTTGCAGAAGCCGCTGAATATGTCAAATCTTTGCTTCCTGCACGCATGGAAGGGCAGATTCAAACCGATTGGATGTTTATTCCTTCTACACAATTAGGAGGCGATTCTTTCGGATATCACTGGATTGATGAGAATCATTTTGCGATTTACTTGCTGGACGTTTGCGGCCACGGTGTAGGAGCGGCGTTGCTTTCCGTATCTGTCATCAATGTAGTGCGGTCCCAATCTTTGCCGGATACAAATTTCCGTGAGCCCGCGCAGGTGCTGGCGGGGCTCAACGAAGCATTTCCCATGGCAAACAACAACCGGATGTATTTCACAATGTGGTACGGGGTGTACGATAAATCCGGCCGCAAGCTGACTTATGCGAGCGGAGGTCATCCGCCGGCAGTAATTCTGAACGGAGCAGACCGCGCCTCGGCGCGGCCGGTCCAACTTTCGACACCCTGTCTTGTTGTCGGCGCCATGTCAGGCATTCCCTACAAGAGCGCATCGCTGGACCTGGAACCTTACGCTGAAATGTTCCTCTACAGTGATGGTGTCTATGAAGTTAACAAACCGGATGGCACCATGCTGGAACGGGATGAATTCATCGCAAAACTTTCGGAGCCGGTTCAGCAAGATACCGCGCTGAAACAGATCTTCCAGTTCGTTCGCGATTTGCAAAACTCGGATAATTTCGAAGACGATTTTTCCATCCTACAAGTCCGTTTTTAG
- a CDS encoding ABC transporter permease, with protein sequence MNGILQDFRYGFRMLKKNPGFTWIAIVILALGIGANSAIFSIVHAVLLKDLPYTDPETLVVVWGTEKSGILNLRNQVSATDIADYRAQNKSFDEISTFTGWRPIISGAGNGVERVPAMQVGDGYFKALKAEPVLGRVFRPEEQNEGKDFVVVLSHGLWQRKFGSDPNIIGKTVKLNLRVYTIVGVLKPEVHSLPTTLIDSKAELYRPVAEPYDQTQRGARHLRAIGRLKKGVSISEAQAEMNAIASRLEKQYPDDNTARGINVVNISEDTVGNLRTSLFLLTGAAGLVLLIACANLANLLLARAATRHREIAVRTSLGAPRWRLVRQLLAESAFLTVAGGICGILLAYWGMDAIKNVGAEIIPQIENTQLNSQVITFTVVTSLIAGLLFGLAPAFQISRFDLTEALKEGGRGGTSGRFQGRMRNTLVGAEVALALLLLAGAGLLIQSVARLYQVDPGFKTSNVLTMNVWLPGFKYEEELKRTKFFHRMIERMERLPGVVAAGTTTVLPLSSAFDGRTIAVDGQPRAAADQPSADMYVVTPRYTEAMQIPLVAGRYLTMNDSETAPLAVLVSESMSKQLWKDQNPIGKRIRLYHGPGPDEETPWRTVVGLVRDVKQYGLDTDSPMQFYIPQAQFHAIYVTLVIRYSDRNMVDSLIRNVRKEILSLDPELPVFKIATLEEVLKESIAVRRLSMMLFGGFALLALCLAMAGIYGVVSYLTARRTQEIGIRMTLGAQKKDVIQLVLNQGMLPAIVGAAAGLAGAIGFSRLMTKLLYEVRPGDPLTLVVVTMAILAVTALACYIPAVRASKVDPLVSLRYE encoded by the coding sequence ATGAATGGAATCTTGCAAGATTTTCGTTACGGTTTTCGGATGCTCAAAAAGAATCCGGGGTTTACCTGGATTGCAATTGTAATCCTCGCTCTTGGAATTGGCGCCAATAGCGCAATCTTTAGCATCGTCCATGCCGTTCTTTTAAAAGACTTGCCTTATACGGATCCTGAAACGCTGGTTGTGGTCTGGGGAACGGAGAAAAGCGGGATTCTGAACTTGCGAAATCAGGTATCTGCAACGGACATTGCCGATTACCGCGCGCAAAACAAAAGTTTTGACGAAATCAGCACTTTCACAGGGTGGCGTCCGATTATTTCGGGCGCAGGCAACGGAGTGGAACGCGTTCCTGCAATGCAGGTGGGTGACGGTTATTTCAAAGCGTTGAAAGCAGAACCCGTTCTGGGCCGTGTGTTCCGGCCGGAGGAACAAAACGAAGGAAAAGACTTCGTTGTTGTTCTCAGTCATGGTTTATGGCAACGCAAATTTGGAAGTGATCCGAACATCATCGGTAAAACCGTCAAACTGAATTTGCGTGTTTACACAATCGTTGGAGTTCTCAAACCTGAAGTGCATTCCTTGCCTACAACATTGATCGATTCAAAGGCTGAGTTGTACCGTCCCGTTGCCGAACCGTATGATCAGACTCAGCGCGGCGCAAGACACCTGCGCGCAATCGGACGTTTAAAAAAAGGTGTTTCTATTTCCGAAGCGCAGGCGGAGATGAACGCCATCGCGTCGCGTTTGGAGAAACAATATCCCGATGACAACACCGCTCGTGGAATTAATGTTGTCAACATATCGGAGGATACTGTAGGAAATCTTCGCACGTCCTTATTTCTATTGACCGGCGCAGCAGGATTGGTTTTGTTGATCGCTTGCGCGAATCTCGCCAATCTGCTCCTCGCCCGCGCCGCGACGCGTCACCGGGAAATTGCTGTCCGAACGTCCCTCGGCGCTCCGCGGTGGCGCCTCGTGCGCCAGCTTTTAGCCGAGAGCGCCTTTCTAACCGTAGCCGGCGGAATCTGCGGAATCCTTCTCGCCTATTGGGGCATGGATGCAATCAAAAACGTCGGCGCCGAAATCATTCCCCAAATTGAAAACACGCAATTAAACTCTCAGGTCATCACTTTTACCGTTGTGACCTCTTTGATTGCAGGTCTTCTGTTTGGACTTGCGCCTGCATTTCAAATTTCAAGATTTGATTTAACGGAAGCGTTAAAAGAAGGTGGGCGTGGTGGAACAAGCGGGCGTTTTCAAGGACGCATGCGGAACACATTGGTTGGTGCTGAGGTCGCATTGGCGCTGCTGTTGCTGGCGGGAGCCGGATTGTTGATTCAGAGTGTCGCGCGATTGTATCAGGTGGATCCGGGATTTAAGACTTCCAACGTCTTAACGATGAACGTGTGGCTTCCCGGTTTCAAATATGAAGAAGAGCTGAAGCGCACAAAGTTTTTTCATCGAATGATTGAAAGGATGGAACGTTTACCAGGAGTCGTGGCTGCGGGCACAACGACCGTTTTGCCGCTCAGCTCCGCTTTTGATGGGCGAACCATAGCAGTTGATGGACAACCCCGCGCAGCAGCCGATCAGCCATCTGCGGACATGTATGTGGTCACGCCCCGCTACACGGAAGCGATGCAGATTCCTTTGGTCGCCGGCCGTTATTTGACGATGAATGATTCTGAAACAGCGCCGCTCGCTGTTCTTGTAAGTGAATCGATGTCAAAACAATTATGGAAAGACCAGAATCCAATCGGCAAGCGAATCCGTCTTTACCACGGTCCTGGTCCTGATGAGGAAACTCCGTGGCGGACGGTTGTAGGACTGGTGCGCGACGTCAAACAGTATGGACTGGATACAGATTCCCCGATGCAGTTTTATATTCCGCAGGCTCAGTTCCATGCGATTTACGTAACGCTGGTGATACGCTATTCCGACCGAAACATGGTGGATTCACTCATTCGAAATGTTCGGAAGGAAATATTGAGTCTCGATCCGGAACTTCCAGTGTTCAAAATTGCCACATTGGAGGAAGTGTTAAAAGAAAGCATTGCAGTACGGCGCTTATCGATGATGCTTTTCGGTGGATTTGCGCTGCTCGCATTGTGTCTTGCGATGGCAGGAATTTATGGTGTCGTTTCTTATCTTACTGCGCGCCGCACACAGGAGATTGGAATCCGAATGACTCTGGGGGCGCAGAAAAAAGATGTGATTCAGCTCGTGTTAAATCAGGGCATGCTTCCAGCGATCGTTGGCGCGGCTGCAGGTCTGGCCGGCGCAATAGGATTCAGTCGATTGATGACAAAACTTCTTTACGAGGTCCGGCCCGGAGATCCACTCACATTGGTGGTTGTTACCATGGCGATTCTGGCCGTTACCGCTCTCGCTTGCTATATTCCCGCAGTACGCGCATCGAAAGTCGATCCGCTGGTTTCATTGAGATATGAATAA